The genomic interval GGCTACCTGCTCTTCCCGGGGCTGCACGAGCAGAGCCCCAGCCACACGTCGCCCACGGGACACGTGGACAACGGGCAGATGCACCTGGGGCTGCGCGGAGACCTCTTCGGGCGGCCGGACCCCTACCGCGCCGTCTCCAGCCCCCGCACGGACCCTTACGCCGGGGCCCAGTTCCACAACTATAGCCCCATGAACATGAACATGGGCATGAACGTGGCggcccaccaccaccaccaccaccaccacggccCCGGCGCCTTCTTTCGGTACATGCGCCAGCCCATCAAGCAAGAGCTCTCCTGCAAGTGGCTCGACGAGAGCCAGCTCAGCCGGCCCAAGAAGAGCTGCGACAGGACTTTCAGCACCATGCACGAGTTGGTGACCCATGTCACCATGGAGCACGTCGGGGGCCCCGAGCAGAACAACCACATCTGCTACTGGGACGAGTGCCCGCGGGAAGGCAAGTCCTTCAAGGCGAAATACAAACTGGTGAACCACATTCGCGTGCACACGGGGGAGAAGCCTTTTCCCTGCCCCTTCCCGGGCTGCGGGAAGATCTTTGCCCGCTCGGAGAACCTCAAGATCCACAAGCGGACCCACACCGGTAAgtccccgcggcgccgggccgagtcggggccgcgccgcccgcgcagcgccgcggcacCCTGCGCGCCCGCTACCGAGGGACCATACAAATGCTAATGAAACCTCATTTTCGGTGACTTCCgttcccccctcttttttttttttttttttttttttaaggtttgatTGGCATCTTTCCTAATTAAACTAGCGATACTTTtgtcaaagtatttttatttgctgctatGTCTTCAATTCAGCCCGCAGCGCTGAGAGTGTgggggggggatgtgggggggagggcaggCAGGAAGCAAATGCGTTTGGGCTCCGCTCCTTCAGTGCGTCTTGTAAACCTGTCCGAGCCGCAGAATTTATCTCGGGTCTCCTTCCTTCCCGGGCCCGCCGCGGTCCtcgccggggcgcggggcgccgctgGGCTCGGAGGCGCCGCGGTGACGACAAAGGCCGGTCCGGCTGTATCGCACCGCGACCGGCCTCCCCGTCCCTCCTCCCCGTCTTCATCTTTTGGGATGCGCCCGCATCCCCGAGATGGGGCGAGCGGGGCATAGGCTGTCCTGGGAGGAGGCAGGCGGGCACGGAGAGGGGCACGGCCCTCCTTCACCCTCTCTGAATTTCGCAGGTGAGAAGCCCTTCAAGTGCGAGTTCGAGGGCTGCGACAGGCGCTTCGCCAACAGCAGCGACAGGAAGAAACACATGCATGTCCACACCTCGGACAAGCCGTACATCTGCAAGGTGTGCGACAAATCCTACACCCACCCCAGCTCACTTAGGAAACACATGAAGGTAATCACCCCGCGCCGCAGCCCTTTGCCCGCTGTGGCTGTGCAGGGCCGCCCGTTTCCCCGGGGCTGGGCAGGGCAGACCTGAGAGCAGCGCCCGCTGCAGCGGGCAGtgctgccgccgcggcccgaGCCGTACCCGGTGCCTAGGCCGTGGCTGGAGCACAGCTTGGGGAAACGGCGCGATTTCTTTTTGTGCTCCAGCTGGTGCCAGCGCTGCCCGGCTTCCCGAGGGTGGCTTGGCCCGGCAGGGCTGTGCGAATGCAGCCCAGCCTGCGCCTGCAGCTCCCCGCGGCGGGATGCCGCAGAGAAGCGGCCGGGGGCCGGAGCAGGAGTTTGCGCTGAGCGGCGGTGCTCAGGGTGGCCGGTGAGGCACGCACCGCCCGCTTGCAGGGCAGGGGCCAGGCCAGCGGACCCCGGTgtcctcccttccccagggaAACATCCTAATCTGGCTTGGCAGGGTGGTGGGGGCCCGGGGCTCGCTCCCATCTCTGCCTGTTGGTTTTAGGTGCACGAATCCCAGGGGTCGGACTCTTCCCCTGCTGCCAGTTCGGGGTATGAGTCCTCAACGCCCCCCGCAGTGGGCTCCGCCGGCAGTAAGGACTCCACTAAAACACCACCGGACACCCTTCAGAGTAACCCTGGCCACAATCCTGGACTGCCCCCCAATTTTAACGAGTGGTATGTGtgaaggcagctgctgccccagccAGAGACTGGACCAAATGCGTTGGGAACAAGGGAAaaagccaagccaagccaacTGCAGCTTGCTCCCGCGGAAATGGAGTTTCCACACCGACGACCGCATAGGGCTACACCTATCTAACTGCCAGGACCCGGAGGGGGgtcttttattattatattataattattaCTATTCTTTGCAAGCCCAGACTCTGGACTAGCCATGTCCTTTTCTCAGgattggatttcttttttttttcgttgTCATTTTTTGCAATCGCCATCGTTTCTTTTATTTCCCCCTCCCGCCCCAGTTCTTCTTTCTCCAATTcctcactttttatttttgattgtttcatttttccttctttccgTGGGATATTGACATGAGGATGAAAATTCTCCTTCGCCTTAGTGGTGATTGTTTAAACTTACAGTCTTAAACCGTGCCAAAGTCCTGTTATGTCTTGAACTTTCCTCTCTagctctcctgctgcttctctctctctctctctctctctctgctctcctctttctccttctctctctccaagcATTACACTTGTGAATGTATTCTCGTCTGATGGGGTCGGTCAGTATTTTTCAGGATGAGGATGTGGTGTTTATTCTACCCAGATTGTGACGTTTAGTATAACAGTTGCCTTTTTgtaataactttttttgtaaatacataTCCATGATGCCATATTTATCGTTCGTAATTTAATTATTGATACAAAGTGCCGGGAACTGAACAATATTTATGGGggagaaaaatttgttttctaacaaaaaaatacaaacaaaaaaaacctctgtaCAGCTTTTGGTTATAACTGCTTTAGCATTAAAAGATTATTGTTTTGGAAAGAGCCCCGCGAGCCGTTTTTGACCTCCTCCGCCCGCCCCGTTTCGGGGGGACGGGGGCagccgcggtgccgccgcgggcccggtTCGGCGCTGCCGCTGGGGCCGGGCCGTTGTTTGCGGGTTCGCAGTGTGGGAAAAAAGCCGCCTTGCTCCTCGCTGGTGCTTTTTCTCCCGGCCTTTTGTCCCCGCCCTTCGCCTCCTCAGCGGCTTCGTTGCCCGCGACCTTCCCGAGCGGCCGgagcccgggccgcgccgccgccgccggagaggagcgccgggccgccgcgaCGGGGAGGCCCCGACGGTGAGtagcggagccgcggcggcgctgcgcccGGCGCCCTTGCGTGCATCGCGGCGTGtgcggcggcccccggcccggcctgtGCCGGGCTGCTGTGCAGAGCCGGCCTGGGAGGACTCCGCGGCGCGCTGGGCTCCGTCTGTTACCGTctggtttgtgtgtgtttttctttctccccctcccttttttccttccctaacTAGGATGCGGCAAAAATATTCCTGTTCCCAGGAGGGAGAAGGGGTcgagcagaaaaaaatcccacccgTGAAACTTCTCCTCCAGCACCATCCAGGAGCTCCCAGCACCTAGAGCAACTGCGGAGAcaacccccccgccccccccggcggAAACCTGCGCACCGCCGGGCCCAGCTCCTGCCCCGACGCCGCTGCCCGCTGCGGGAAAggccggcggcaccggcgggcggcgcggggctccggcgcGGCCGCAGACGGGCTCGCtggcccggcggcgcggggccggtgCTCGCCTCCAGCGCCCGCCCTCATCCCGCAGCGCGGGCTgacccggcggcgggggcccggaGCCCCCAGACGGCCCGTCTTGAGCTTGGCTTGGGGCGCTGCGGCCGGACGGGGCAGCCCCTCTCTCTGCCCCGGTTTGCTGCAGGGTTTTCTTCGCTTTCGGGCAGCCCGTGAAACGTTGCATACGCTTATTTCTTAACTTGCAACAAATCTTTACTCTTTTAcgtccctccctcctctcccctccccccccccaaaaaaaaaaggttaatcgggcttgaaaaaaatgggaggaaGCTGGATCACAGCTTCTGGGCTGCACTTGTGAAAAAGGAAGGGGGTTAAAAAAGCCCCAAGGCCGATTAAGGCGGGTTTCGCCCTCCTCGTTGCCTAGATTGTCCCCGTAGAAGAGCTGccccgggggggccgcggccgggacCCGGATCTCCGCTTCTCGTAGGCAGTGAAGTCCGTCTGCCGCCGTGCGCGGAGCTGCGCCCGCGGGCTGGCCGCggagcgccgccgcgccggcgccgcgcccgggccgcgccggaggagcggagccgccggggcccTTCGGGTTTTCCTCGGACGCTGGCCCAGGTCGCGTCTGCGTCGCTCCggaccgcgccgcgccgggagaCGTGCCGGTAGGCTCGGTTTTGTTACCGCTTTGCTGGGGACGGGGAGGCGCGGGGTGCACAGGGCTACGCGGGTGCTGAGCGGAGCCGTGCCGGGGCTGGAGGCTCTGCTCTGGCCGGCCGGGGGCCTCTGGCAGCCCTCGGGGGCGGCCTCTGCCCCCGCAGGCACGACGGGGCGGGAGGCGCCCGGGaaggccgcgccggggctgggcacgggggcggtggggggggtggggggtgggggacacGGGCCCCGACGGTGCCAGTGCCCCTCGCAGCTCCCTTAGCAGCTCCGGCGGGTCCCCGGCggtttccccctcccccctgctcccccccgccccccagggTTGCTGTCTTGGGCCTGCGAGAGAGGCCCTATGGAGAGCAAGGGCTTAAACCCACCCCCCGGGTAATTTGTCTTCCCCGGGGCACCCAGAGCTGGGCCCCCACCCCGGGGCTTCCCCGTCCAGCCAGGGCCGGCACCAGGGTGGGGAAGTGGGGAGCAAGCCGTCCTCTGCACCCTGCAGTGGGGGGGTTCCCCCCTGCGCAGAGCCGCCCCTGAAACGTGGGAGTTGAGGGGGGAGTGCTTTGGGATGGGGGCTGGGGACTGTTTGGCTGCGAAGCGCTTGGACGGCGCGCGGTGACGTGCGGCAGGGGGGCCGTGTCCCCCGCACGGCGCGCCAGGCCGCGTACTGCTGCCCCGTGGCGACGCTGCCCCCCGGGCGCTGCTGGCCCGGAGAGccccagggtgcagggcagGGCTGTGCCCCCCCTGCTGCAGGCTCCTCAGCGCTCGTGGACAAATAAGACactttttctctaaaaaataaaaggaagaaggctCTGTTTCTGGCCCTGGCCAAGCGCAGGCAGATACAGAGCCTTAGCGCGAAGAGGATCCTGCCTTTTCCCAGATTTCCTAGGCCAGTCCCGTGAGTCCGGGTGAGACAGCTCGTGATTTCAAACGGCAGGGGCTGGCAGTCGGGGCGCGCGGGCCGTCGCCGCGCTGCGAGCTCGGGCGAAAGCGttgcggagccgccgcgggcaggACGGCGCTGCCGGAGCAGGTGCCGCGTTGGCTCGGCTTCCAGGACGTCATTAATAATGGATCTTGTGTCTCACCCCAGAAGCGTCCCGGGACCGTGCAGAAAAGGGGCCGTATTCTGCCGTCCTCTCTCAGACTGGCAGTCCCCTTGGTGTTGCTGGGCTGGCTTCTGTGGGTGGGATTAGGTGGATTTGTCCCCGCGTAAACAGGACTTGGGATGTTTTTCTAAAAGGGGTAATGTTGATTTGTTGTGTTACAAAGCATCCAAGCAGAGGCAGGCGATGAGCTGGAGCCAGCCCTTTTATACCATGCTTTATGGGCCATGAATATTTTGATTCCTTTGGTGTCATTGTTTTTGCTTATCTGTCTCCGTGTCTGATGTAATcctatgaaaataatatatttttttcaagctttgtGTGTGCCATTAGCAGCCAGTGGTTGGACGCAGTGTGGAGGCAGAGTCCTGAAGGCGTTTGATCAGGTTGTGTTCAAGGGTCTCAGTGCTCCGGCATCAGGAATTAAGTTCCTGTAATAACTCTGTCAATTTTAAAGCTCTGATTTCCAGAGCAGTGAGTTGGGTGTAGTGTTGTGcgtttgcatatatttttttgtatggTGTTCCCAAATTAAATGCATCACATACTAATACCAGCCTTTTCAGCTGAGCCTAACTTTCATGAGTGTTTGATAAACCTTCCATGTTATTTACACCATGAGCGTGGTTGAGCTACATGGAAAATCTCTCTGCAGAGATTCACTCTTGTTTTGGAGAGGTAAAACTCTAGGGGAAGTTTTACGTTCTTCgcagaaaaataactgtattgTCCAGTGTGCAGAAGGAGGTAATTTGTGTCACGCTGACTGATCTGCGCATCCCCTGAAATAGGACATTTGGTTAATCTTGCTGTGCCGTTTGTATAGGTTAAAAACGTAATTCGGATCTTGCAAGTGCCTGCTCACCTGAATGTGACTGAAGGCAGGAGAAACGCTTGCGTAGGAGCTTTCGCTGGCGAGCGAGGATGCCGAGGAAATGACCTGCGCCGCGCAGGGCTGATACGAGAGCGTTTCGGGTGACTTTACAGACATCTGGGTGGAAAAACCTCCGCCGAACGGAGGAAGGTAGTTGTGCGAAGGAAGGAGCGGATGCGTTTTAATATCAGGATGCTAAATTTTATTCTCAGTAGCAAAGGTTGTACGTCGCTTCGACTTTCTTTTAGCTGTCGTTGCTCCGTTTCGTCCGTCTGCGCGAGAAGCTCGGGCCCGCGGCGGTGGCAGGtgcccggcggctccgcggctcTTCTGCCGCCCGAGCCGGGGCCGTGCTCCCGCAGCGGCCGtgcccggcctggcctggcaTCTCCTGgcaaggggaggggggggggggaaaccaAGGTGGAAGGAGTCGAGTGAAACAAGGTGTTTGGCGCAGGGGAGGAAGCGCCGCGCGGCAGGGAGCAGTTTGCTTGCGGCAGGCCGGCGGCTCGCTGCGTCTGCGCGCCGCGCGGAGCGCGCCGGCCGCGGCAAGCAGAGCCGCGAGGTCCCCAGGGGCAGCAGATCAGCTTCGAGCGTGTCTgccttaaataaaaatatctgcctgcttctctcttttgtttaaATTCCTCCCTAGTTTCACTAAAGACATTATTACACTGCAAAATCTTGcgtgttctttttttttttctctctttttttctttttagttctttttgctgttttctgtagttGACGCAGCACGGTTCTTCTACTATTTTGGGAAGAGGTTgctctttttgttccttttttccacttatttttatttatctcatgttttgatttttacctGTGTTAGAAGGACGCAGCTGAAATTAGGTTTTTCAGCACTTCACTGCGTTgttactaaaaataaacatttattctgTTTGCATTTAGCATCCTATTAAATCCATCAACTTGAGTTTCTTAGTTGTTATTAATAACCTCAGGAAAGGACTAAAATCTTAGGCTGAGATCACTGAGAGAAAGTCGGCCTTAACTATAGGAGAAGTCTGAATTTGGGCTCAAATACTACCctcaattaagaaaaaaaatttctatgtAGCAGACTGCGTGAAGAAAGTTCCTCAGGCCCATGCAGGGCTTTCAGGGATAAGATTCTGGTTGCTCATGGGGGCAGGAGCTCCGAGGACTGAGGAGGGCAGATATTCTCCATAATAATCATTTTCccataatgtttatttttactaaaaaaaaaagttgctacAGGAACTTACAGATACTGTCAATcacaagtatttaaaaattaggtGCTAGGCACCCTCAAAGCAGACTTGTTTAATTTGGGGAGATTCAGAAAGTGgaatcttttccatttttttcctgcttccccccccccaatgctATGGACCTCATTTTCTAGACTttattattttacctttttctttgtgACAACTGTGAGGGCAGAAAAGGCATATATCTGTATTTCAAAGTGTAGCCTGAGATTTCATGTAATTGCCTGATTCTAGAATATGAATTACAGTTTAACAAGTAAGGCTATTGATAATATTATAAGAATTGGCAACCCAGCAGCagtaaaatctgtatttaatttttaatcttggcctgcagaagtattttaaaataacgcAGTAAGTGGAATGATTTACTTTAATATCTTTATAAGCACtcaatttgtatttaaaatgagataCCAATGTGACATTATGAtcaactactttttttctcgtttcctttttgttctttgctgctTTGGAAGGAGAGGGCAGGCAAAGGACCAAAGGAGCTGAAACTGCACCTTGAAGATACTCCCTGTACCTTTGGGAGGACGTTGGGCCATGcctaaaacaaaaatgctctTTTGGTGCTCACTTTATGTTGCTGAGGACTTGGTGCCAGAGGAGTTCCCCGACCCTTTCAGAAATCTCAGGTTGGAGATGCTTAAAAAACCCCGAACACCCCGCTGATAAAATCCTtagtttctttttgaaaattccAAGCTAGCAAAGGGCATTTTAAGAGTTATAGTTTTGGGAGAGCAGCTATCGGGATGCATGGAAACTTTGGGGTGATTTCAGCGGGATCTGCGTTGGGTCCCTCGCTGTACAGAGAAGTTCTGTAAGCCTTGGTCTGTATTCGTAGTCTCTTTATGGGTTTAAAATACCACGATGTACCATTTAAACTATATCATTGATGTTGGTAGTCAGAAGACAGAGCAAAATGCAGTGTGctcatgtctttatttttttttttttttttttttttttagtgtaataGCCCCAATTTTAGGCTGCGGCCCCTGGATCAACTTTTTagaaatttgaaacaaaaactgGAGCAATTGCAGTACTAAAGcaaatttatttgttatttgtcattttttttaatccgaGCTAGAAGAAGTATTCTAGAGAGAACAACAGTTTATATCAGCCTTGCAGTTTTATCACACTTATATTTCTAGATTTCATTGTGTTAGTGTAGGTTAAGAAATAGTTTCTTTCCAGATTGACAATAAATTGCTGTGAAAGAATTAAACCAGCATAAATGCCCCCTACGaattttaaatcacatttgtATCAGTGAAACATTAATGTTGTGAAAATATGcctcttttttctgtaattttctatttttaatcttgGGCAGTCTTTTACATAAAAGCTGGTCGTCAGTGCTGCCGCAGCGCGAGTAAATTGCACCCGGCAGAGAAGGTGACGCAAGGAAGGGGCAGAggagaaatactgcatttcatAAACACAATCACTAGAGCATTAGGAGAGCAAACATGTGGTTTTATGAACAtagttataaatatttaaacatgcaaaatgaaaatgttaccAAATGTCTGGTTTTCATTATCTTTCAatgaacattttcattcttGGAAGCATTACGAGCTGTCTGCAGAAAATGATCaccaccccctccccaaaatgAATGATGTGTAAAATGAAAACGTGTTAAAATGCACAGTTGTTTGTAATATCTTCTACCAAAGTGGAAGACATTCTACCAAATTTGGTATTCTACTCAATCGCAAAGTATTCTTGCTGTAGAAACGGGGAACTATCCTGCTCCTGTCAGCAACTTTGTTGTGAGATGTTACGAAAAATCCAGGGATAGATCTGAAAATGTGAGATGTCGCTCAGCGCGCTTGGAGTTCTGTCCTGCAATCCTGTATCTCCAGCAAAATGCCTCCAGAAGTCAACgaaagatgctgctgctgattTTACTATCATTACTGTATTATTTTGAGGTGTCAACAAGTGTCGGAGTGTTCTGCGTGCCCCCGTGGCCGGGGCTGGAGGCTCGGGAGGCCGGGGAGCCGCCTCCTCGCAAGGGCTCCCGCCGGGGCTCTGAGGCTACGTCTCTAAATAGGCCCCGAGCAGGCGACGGCCGACTGGGCTTGCGCAGTTTCGCTTGCATGAGTGGAGCCGTGCGAGAAAGCAGAGGCCACGCTGTGTGTCGCTGGTGATAACAAGGCAGGTGTCTGATCCCTGGGCTGCAGCGTTTCAAGCCTTCCCTCTTGGCTTTACTTCTTCCCGTCAGTGTATCTCCATAACGCGCtggctttgctgcttctgtcaCGAAAGAAGATgccaaataatttttcttttctttttttttaatgcaccaGGAAACCCATTTTAGATTAGTCACGTATTTAATCTTGACTCTGTCGTGAGTTTTGGAGGCACTCAGCGGTGGCATGGcgtagccctgtgctggccCGTAGGCACGCACACATGTGctgtttgctctttctcctgcagttGCTCCCACCAATAAATCGGCACTTGCTGCAGCCAGGACGGAAATTTTCAAGACAAAGGGCTCAAGTGGGTAGTTTTTATTGCTATGATAGAGTAGAAGGCCCCAAGCTGCGGGCTAAGGCGTGCGTGAATGCTGCACTCTTGGCTTGGTGCTATCTCTTGGTAGCACCATAGCAGTGCCAGAGACTGTGGAAGGGCTGCGGCCCCAAGCCTGCTGTTTCCCCATTTCAATTCTTGCTCCTATGACTGCAGCAAATCCCAAAGAAATGCTGGCTGAGAGGTAAATTTGGAGAGGGATGTGGAAGAGCAGACTGTCGGGTAGAGCAGGggactgctgcagggctggaggcagcagaaAAAACAGGCAGTGGGTAAAGGAGGAGACACAAAAGAAACGAggcttggaggaggaggaacggGGAGTAgaaggcagaggagctgctccgTAGGTGTGTGTGCGAATGTGTACAGCTTAGCCTTTTGCATTTGCAGCCTCTTTAGGCAAGTACCGTGCAGAAGCGTGAGGAGTTTGTGGAGAAGCGCGTCAGGATAGGCCCTGTGCGAAGCGGTCTCCAGTGCAGTGTGGGGCACCTCCGGCACTGTGCAGGCTTTGGCTCCCGTGATCAAGCTGTCAGGGACTGCAGGGGCCGGGAGAGCTCAGTGGCCGGGCCGGTGCTGCCGTGGCTGTGGGCCCCGTGCAGTGTTGGGGACTGGACGTGGTGGGTTACGGGGCAGTTTGGTAATGCAGCAGCGCCTCGGCGTGCGCCGCAGACTGCTCTTGCTCGGCCGCCACAAGCTCGGCCGGTGGCTGGGGTCCAGCATCGGCGAAGGGGCTGCCGCTCGCTTTTCCAAAGCAGGCTCCATGGTGCTGCTCTCTGTCCGCTTACGTCAATGCAGACCTTTCCGCAGACTCCAATCTGGGTTGGATCAAGCCTTGCATGATTGTGGCCCTTGTGCATTGTAAAACTGTGTTAATCTATATCTGGATCCCGATGGGGCACTCGGGATGAGCTGAGCTCAGACAATCCTTGGCAGGAGGGACAGACTGGAGCTGGCAAGGGTTTTTGTCCCGTTATTGGTTACTTGGAGGAAGGAATGTACGCACCAGTTTAATATATGACAACTTGAGGTCTGTCATCTTCAGCATATGAGAAAAGCCTTGTTTTTAACAAATCCCAGAGTGTTTACTAGGCAtcgtgctgcagctgggctcagATCGCACGCTGGTCGCGGCAGAGGCGCAGGGCCTGCTCTCCATCTTGTTAGGCGCCCAGCGGCTTCTCCTGCTCTTGCCTCGGCTTGGCGGAAGTTTGCATGAGACCTGGGGGGCTGCTCTGCCTCGCTTGGCCAGGACTAGAAATCCCAGAGCAGCGAAACATGTGCAGATGAGGCAGTGTCAGCGCAGCCCATGGAACAGCCTCCACTCAAAGCTCTTCCTGACCAGCCACATCTGCTCCTGCGCTCTCAGGTTTAGCCGGAGTGTTGTTTATCAAACTCAGAAGAGACTTGCCTCTCTAAAATAAGATCTTCAAAGTATGTCCCAAAGATCCTAAGATAGATTTTACATTCTCTCTATCAGTTGCTAATTCTTGTAGTGAAAATACAGTTCAATACTTTGGTTGAAAATTGTCTTGTGTAAATTCACCCgatctcctttctctctctctggctTCTAAATTGTGTGGAAATTCAACCTTGTAAAGATTTTTCAGCACTGTTATCTAGATTTGCTATATCAAGGCCAACAAATTCAATCCAGATATCTGTCCTCCTCCAGAAATGTTTAGGAAGGATGGAGGAAATGTGTTcggttttattttggttttctgttttggagaggggaagagtTTTGAAAATAGCATTCTCTATTTTTAccaagcattatttttatttttgtccatCAGCAAAACATCTGAGCACTTAGCAGACTGTTATGTTCAACAACATCTCCATgaggagaaatgcaaaataataagtACAAGGAATAGATGTCAGCTCTAGACGACTGTGTTCCTGGGTAATCTAATACCATTTTAATATCTTGCTTTTAATTCAGCTCAGAGACTGGTTTGATGGACAAGGCACTGACGCTCACGAGTCTGAGTTCAGCAGTTAGTGGTAtgtcagaaattatttttcacagacAAGCGTAGCTGGAGCGTCAGCTCCTATTAAGGATATTATGACCGCTGAGGTTCACTGCTAGCACACTGTATTTTGTAGCCTTTGGTTTGCTTCTGTGGCAGCAAAAACAGAAGGTCTTTGGTTAACTTCTGACCATTGACATATTAAATGAAGATGCGCATTTGAGCAACATCAGTGATTTCAATTGACTCATCAATTGCCATTGCATAACAGTGCTCATGTTTCACTTTGGTAACAAGCTGATCTGCCACATCTGATGCCAGCAATTCAGTCCTTCAAACAAATGACATGTTTGataaagaaatctttttaaattcattatgCACTTCGgcttttgtctttccttttaataCAGCATCTGTTGCAGCCGGGATACATTCCTTGATCGTTTCTGAgtctgcaattatttttacGCCTGCCCAGTGTCCCAGAGATGTGAAATGAAGCTGCCGTGCTATGCTGCTGAGCACTGAAACTCTACACAGACATTCAATTTAATCTCTTGGAACAGACTGCGTTAAAGTAGTTTCATCAGTGCACACTCGTAATAAAAAGGCGACGTGAAGAAAGACAGTGAACCGAAAGGCCCTGCttttttctgggaaaacagTAGGATATCTATGCCTCGATTTGTTTCATGGATTCCTCGCACATCCATTTACATTTAGCAGAAGGTTCTGAATGTCTAAACTTTATCctgggcattttttttcagtgttggaAACGGATATAGGTGAGTGTCCCAGGgggatttttatataaaaatgctaTGTGCGGTGTTAATGAGTTGGGATGGGGTCACACATTTTTCAGTATAGAGTCAGTACAGAAACAAATACGGGACTCAAGGAGACATGATCTGCAGGGATTCACTGCTCTGTGGCCCTGGGGGAGCCTGCACTGCTGTAACCCTAAAGATAGGCAAAATGGTCTTGGAGACTTTAGCCCAAAGTGCCCCCCATGTGCCTCTTCCCCCGgctcctgcacagctctgccTGGACTCTGTGAATAGCCAGGGCTGGAAGAAACGACAAACTTCTTGGGTGCCACAAGAGATTGCATCAGCATTACTGATCCTCACTCGGCTCGTTACTCAAAATGCATCAAGCAGCTATATGGGTCAGACTGCTAAATTTGTAGACACGGAGTGTCAGGAAGCCTTTTTGTCAACTTCATACCGTTTAGTATATTTGTCCTCAAGTTCAAAGCAATCCTGGCCTCAGACTTGTGATATTTTCTGCCCTTTCCCCTCTCTGTTGACTCAGACCTCTTCCC from Rhea pennata isolate bPtePen1 chromosome 11, bPtePen1.pri, whole genome shotgun sequence carries:
- the ZIC3 gene encoding zinc finger protein ZIC 3, with the protein product MTMLLDGGPQFPALGVGGFAAPRHHEMAGRDAAAAGMGLGPFGDSSHAAAAAFKLNAAPHDLAAGQSSAFTPQAPGYASALGHHHHHHHHHHHAGQVPSYGGAAAFNSTRDFLFRNRGSGIADAASGSAQHGIFGGSPSGLHGPGGIPESPGYLLFPGLHEQSPSHTSPTGHVDNGQMHLGLRGDLFGRPDPYRAVSSPRTDPYAGAQFHNYSPMNMNMGMNVAAHHHHHHHHGPGAFFRYMRQPIKQELSCKWLDESQLSRPKKSCDRTFSTMHELVTHVTMEHVGGPEQNNHICYWDECPREGKSFKAKYKLVNHIRVHTGEKPFPCPFPGCGKIFARSENLKIHKRTHTGEKPFKCEFEGCDRRFANSSDRKKHMHVHTSDKPYICKVCDKSYTHPSSLRKHMKVHESQGSDSSPAASSGYESSTPPAVGSAGSKDSTKTPPDTLQSNPGHNPGLPPNFNEWYV